A DNA window from Vespula vulgaris chromosome 18, iyVesVulg1.1, whole genome shotgun sequence contains the following coding sequences:
- the LOC127070449 gene encoding serine/threonine-protein kinase 32A — protein sequence MRLPSGFPVYTGHHHSCHVSRVIKEKKMGANQSNRSVPTPGEEVNFDHFEILRAIGKGSFGKVCIVQKRDRTGNMYAMKYVHKGECAERGALKNVAREVEILSKLEHPCLVNLWFSFQDEEDLFMVSDLLLGGDLRYHIQQKIEFSEESIVLFVAEIALALDYLQSHKIVHRDIKPDNILLDEEGHARVTDFNIATELENGQLATSMSGTKPYIAPEIYMCSCEEYGVLGYGFAVDWWSLGILAWETLAGERPYPLHSTTSYREALRILQEERGKPSHWSSAICDLLDRLLTLAPGARVSTLKELKQIAVIRNLDFDKILNKQIKPPFAPPKDHLNCDPTFELEEMIIETKPLHKKKKRLTKQRSLRAELTADDALKFAEGDGVDLRRLAFIPEYRVYNREREMERLERERKEKQWEEELNTAMMGADETPRRKQEQQQQEQQQEQQQQEAQKSGNRLSVSNVKARISASPRLSRRTSTATSSDIDYIDASPEPSTS from the exons ATGAGACTTCCGAGTGGATTTCCAGTTTATACGGGCCACCACCACTCGTGTCACGTTTCGAGAGTCattaaggagaaaaaaatggggGCTAACCAATCGAACAGAAGCGTACCTACTCCAGGAGAAGAAG TGAACTTCGATCACTTTGAAATTCTACGTGCCATAGGCAAAGGAAGTTTCGGAAAG GTTTGCATAGTGCAAAAGAGAGACCGTACGGGCAATATGTATGCGATGAAATACGTCCACAAAGGAGAGTGTGCGGAGAGAGGAGCATTAAAAAATGTCGCGAGAGAGGTTGAAATTCTTTCCAAGTTGGAACATCCTTGTTTGGTAAATCTATGGTTCAGTTTCCAAG ACGAAGAGGACCTGTTTATGGTATCGGATTTGTTGTTGGGTGGCGACTTGCGGTATCACATACAACAGAAGATCGAGTTCTCCGAGGAAAGCATCGTCCTCTTCGTCGCAGAgatcgctctcgctctcgacTATCTACAAAGTCACAAGATCGTTCACAGAGACATCAAGCCTGACAATATCCTGTTGGATGAGGAGG GGCATGCACGCGTGACGGACTTCAACATTGCCACTGAATTGGAGAATGGACAATTGGCAACTTCGATGTCAGGCACGAAACCGTACATAG CGCCAGAGATTTACATGTGCTCGTGCGAGGAATACGGTGTCCTTGGTTATGGATTTGCCGTCGATTGGTGGAGTTTGGGAATTCTCGCTTGGGAGACTCTGGCCGGTGAACGTCCTTATCCTCTTCATTCAACGACTTCTTACAGAGAAGCTCTGAGGATTTTACAG GAAGAAAGGGGAAAGCCGTCTCACTGGAGTTCCGCAATATGCGACCTCTTAGACAGATTGTTAACTCTAGCACCGGGTGCTAGGGTCTCGACTTTGAAGGAACTCAAGCAGATTGCAGTGATAAGAAATTTGgactttgataaaatattgaacAAGCAGATAAAACCACCCTTTGCGCCACCAAAGGATCATCTCAATTGCGATCCCACGTTCGAACTCGAGGAGATGATTATCGAGACGAAGCCGTTgcataagaaaaagaaacgtttgacCAAACAAAG ATCCCTCAGAGCCGAGTTGACGGCAGACGATGCTTTGAAATTTGCGGAAGGTGACGGCGTGGATCTGAGAAGATTGGCCTTTATCCCAGAATATCGCGTATACAAtcgtgaaagagaaatggagagattGGAGAGGGaacgaaaggagaaacaaTGGGAGGAGGAACTGAACACTGCCATGATGGGTGCCGATGAGACGCCAAG GAGGAAACAAGAACAGCAGCAGCAAGAGCAACAGCAAGAGCAACAACAACAGGAAGCACAGAAAAGTGGGAACAGATTGAGCGTCTCGAACGTGAAAGCTCGAATCAGTGCTTCTCCCAGACTTAG
- the LOC127070453 gene encoding protein Star codes for MAGPGTASAGVGGGGGGQQVTAASNLPANALLSYKRTWWRRVAPCLAFLAAFSTAMALLLVWSEAAALRRQAFDANMTRDYVLYSVSMDNPQLIAYIREVHFKPTTHQEFLNATQTSEEKYVASLTQNKREGVYIEYISRIGAMSSTAWLDSNLNWRGVLILTDPRSFFEAQKSSRNSKTRVLHSCLSTDKVIKEITYHQESEVQVTKLGEGPNSLVSSDESLPTTRLKCFPLYSVLLAYNVTTLDYLSLDSPDIQDGQVLDTIPWEIIRISVLSIRWSTHHSTTETKNLIDKLNSRRYKLVETTDTGKRIFIYSTLLKI; via the exons ATGGCTGGGCCAGGGACGGCCTCAGCCGGAGTTGGAGGCGGAGGAGGTGGTCAACAAGTAACAGCGGCCTCGAATCTCCCTGCTAACGCTTTGCTAAGCTACAAGAGGACCTGGTGGCGAAGAGTGGCCCCCTGCTTGGCTTTTCTGGCAGCTTTTTCAACCGCTATGGCGTTACTTCTTGTTTGGAGCGAAGCTGCTGCATTGAG AAGGCAAGCCTTCGACGCGAACATGACGAGGGACTACGTACTTTACAGCGTCTCCATGGACAATCCTCAGCTGATCGCTTACATACGCGAGGTTCATTTTAAACCAACGACTCATCAAGAGTTCTTAAACGCTACGCAAACCTCCGAGGAGAAGTACGTTGCGAGTTTGACGCAAAATAAACGCGAGGGTGTCTACATCGAATATATCAGCAGG aTAGGAGCAATGTCCAGTACAGCCTGGCTCGATTCGAATTTGAATTGGAGAGGCGTCTTGATCCTTACAGATCCTAGAAGCTTCTTCGAGGCTCAAAAAAGCAGTCGTAATTCAAAAACGAGAGTACTTCATTCTTGCTTGAGTACCGACAAAGTCATAAAAGAA ATAACGTATCATCAGGAATCCGAGGTCCAAGTTACCAAATTAGGCGAAGGACCGAACAGTCTTGTGTCGTCGGACGAGAGTTTGCCGACGACCAGGTTGAAATGTTTTCCTCTTTACAGTGTACTGTTGGCTTACAACGTCACAACTTTAGATTACTTGAGTCTCGACAGTCCGGATATTCAAGATGGACAG GTACTAGACACGATCCCTTGGGAAATCATAAGGATATCTGTTCTTTCTATACGTTGGAGTACGCATCATAGCACGACGGAAACGAAGAATCTCATCGACAAGCTCAATAGCAGGAGATATAAACTCGTCGAAACGACGGACACTGGAAAAAGGATATTTATTTACAGCACTCTCTTAAAGATCTAA